A single region of the Azospirillum fermentarium genome encodes:
- a CDS encoding AEC family transporter: MLTILSITGPIFLLIALGFNAVRFGAMDKGEMRALGKLVIGFALPALLFRSLSQRSLAEIANPSYMLAYAAGSLAVMAAATLFARLVQKKPLQVSALYAVGMCCSNSGFVGYPILLQTLGHDAAVALALNMTVENVVLLPVLLVLLEGGAKGGESLASVLAKTARRLATNPMILAIAAGLGFSLTGLRLPDPVFRAVDMLAMASGAVALFAIGGTLVGLKVRGMVGDVAQIAAGKLILHPLAVGVAMALLPPMEPAFQAGLILSASVPMMSIYPLFGQRCGQEALCAAALVTATIASFVTISLILWGLGARGLLPLP, encoded by the coding sequence ATGCTGACGATCCTGTCGATCACCGGCCCGATCTTTCTGCTGATCGCGCTGGGGTTCAACGCCGTGCGCTTCGGCGCCATGGACAAGGGCGAGATGCGCGCGCTGGGCAAGCTGGTCATCGGCTTCGCCCTGCCGGCCCTGCTGTTCCGCTCCCTGTCGCAACGCTCGCTGGCCGAAATCGCCAACCCCTCCTATATGCTGGCCTATGCCGCCGGGTCGCTGGCGGTGATGGCCGCCGCCACCCTGTTCGCCCGTCTGGTGCAGAAGAAACCGCTGCAGGTCAGCGCGCTCTATGCCGTGGGCATGTGCTGTTCCAACAGCGGCTTCGTCGGCTATCCCATCCTGCTCCAGACCCTGGGGCACGACGCGGCGGTGGCGCTGGCGCTCAACATGACGGTGGAGAACGTCGTTCTGCTGCCGGTCCTGCTGGTGCTGCTGGAGGGCGGGGCCAAGGGGGGTGAGTCCCTGGCATCGGTGCTGGCCAAGACCGCGCGGCGGCTGGCCACCAACCCGATGATTCTGGCGATCGCCGCGGGTCTGGGCTTTTCCCTGACCGGGCTGCGGCTGCCCGATCCGGTGTTCCGCGCCGTCGATATGCTGGCGATGGCGTCGGGGGCGGTGGCGCTGTTCGCCATCGGCGGCACGCTGGTGGGGCTGAAGGTGCGGGGCATGGTCGGCGACGTGGCCCAGATCGCCGCCGGCAAGCTGATCCTGCACCCGCTGGCGGTGGGGGTGGCGATGGCGCTGCTGCCACCCATGGAGCCGGCGTTCCAGGCGGGCCTGATCCTCAGCGCGTCGGTGCCGATGATGAGCATCTACCCCCTGTTCGGCCAGCGCTGCGGGCAGGAGGCGCTGTGCGCCGCCGCCCTGGTCACCGCCACCATCGCGTCGTTCGTCACCATCAGCCTGATCCTGTGGGGGCTGGGTGCGCGGGGGCTGCTGCCGCTGCCGTGA
- a CDS encoding acyltransferase family protein, with the protein MRETAPSAMDESFSLWLDAFRWVAALCVVITHTGNRLLTNINDIDLPQRTVVHYGFTFLTGFAHQAVMVFFVLSGFLVGGSLMREWQRTGTVNLPLYLMKRLVRLWVVLLPALVLVIAANAAALWLFDAQSYGIFQTQDLLGRMAPGAFACNALFLQTVACWEYGRNAALWSLSNEFWYYVAFPMLVMGVLPGRSGRRNRALLLLMAGLLAVLTAFQFTGAWIGPYFIIWLAGVYVAVARRPPVPLRPWTAGVVFLAFLVATRLAIRREVFEGSALFTLGYDLVVMALFANLLLCLKTAPGLPPPPLGRLNTRFAGVSFSLYCIHTPILTLFAAAAMHWLGVGWQMVPRGAESWVLILAAMALCIGSAFAFAHVTERRTDAVRRAVQRLLAPARPPAAPPPYADKVMCPRYGAGTDA; encoded by the coding sequence GTGAGGGAAACCGCGCCGTCCGCGATGGACGAATCCTTTTCCCTGTGGCTCGATGCCTTCCGCTGGGTGGCGGCCCTGTGCGTGGTCATCACCCATACCGGCAACCGGCTGCTGACCAACATCAACGACATCGACCTGCCTCAGCGCACGGTGGTCCACTACGGTTTCACCTTCCTGACCGGCTTCGCGCATCAGGCGGTGATGGTGTTCTTCGTGCTCAGCGGCTTTCTGGTGGGCGGAAGCCTGATGCGGGAATGGCAGCGCACCGGCACCGTGAACCTTCCCCTCTATCTGATGAAACGGCTGGTCCGGCTGTGGGTGGTGCTGCTGCCGGCGCTGGTGCTGGTCATCGCGGCCAACGCCGCCGCCCTGTGGCTGTTCGACGCCCAGAGCTACGGGATCTTCCAGACCCAGGATCTGCTGGGCCGCATGGCGCCGGGGGCCTTTGCCTGCAACGCGCTGTTCTTGCAGACGGTGGCCTGCTGGGAATATGGGCGCAACGCCGCGCTGTGGTCGCTGTCCAATGAATTCTGGTATTACGTGGCCTTCCCCATGCTGGTGATGGGGGTGCTGCCCGGACGGTCGGGGCGGCGGAACCGCGCGCTGCTGCTCCTGATGGCCGGGCTGCTGGCGGTGCTGACGGCGTTCCAGTTCACCGGGGCGTGGATCGGCCCGTACTTCATCATCTGGCTGGCGGGGGTGTATGTGGCGGTGGCCCGCCGCCCGCCCGTGCCCCTGCGCCCCTGGACGGCGGGCGTGGTGTTCCTGGCCTTTCTGGTGGCGACGCGCCTTGCCATCCGGCGGGAGGTGTTCGAGGGCAGCGCCCTGTTCACACTGGGCTACGATCTGGTGGTGATGGCGCTGTTCGCCAACCTGCTTCTGTGCCTGAAGACGGCGCCCGGCCTGCCGCCGCCGCCGCTGGGGCGGCTCAACACCCGCTTTGCCGGGGTCTCCTTTTCCCTCTACTGCATCCACACGCCGATCCTGACCCTGTTCGCCGCCGCGGCCATGCATTGGCTGGGCGTGGGTTGGCAGATGGTGCCGCGGGGGGCGGAAAGCTGGGTGCTTATCCTCGCGGCCATGGCTCTGTGCATCGGGTCGGCCTTCGCCTTCGCCCACGTCACCGAACGCCGGACCGACGCGGTGCGGCGCGCGGTGCAGCGGCTGCTGGCCCCCGCCCGCCCCCCTGCGGCTCCACCTCCCTATGCCGACAAGGTGATGTGCCCGCGGTACGGTGCCGGAACGGATGCCTGA
- a CDS encoding sugar transferase, which produces MRLAFAGGPRAAPTAGHALAPSRTGSVAGMAAAGEFALLLLVALLFQAIGDGPDDGGRPPAAFLVTAVSGALVIVFANGMAGLYSRPVLFDARRRRGRLAAAAALATMVVMFGTLLRGGGPLAPVPLSLWCVVSMGLLLGNRWLLSGWLQRQAAAGRFRRNVLVAGSPDGLAPFAQTGDGDGGVTLVGVVCGDGKAGDGKTGVAPARLGGVPVLGGVDDLWRIARDHGVTDVVVAPPWSDAAAVWRTVRAAGMAPVDVHLLLGPAPGGGAMLVEVARNPARGWTAAVKRGQDVVLAGLLLALLGPLMALIAAAVRLDSAGPVLFRQQRTGYNNRPFAVLKFRTMHVERGDASGTQRTVRNDPRVTRLGRFLRRTSLDELPQLFNVLRGEMALVGPRAHPVGMLAGDMPYEQAVADYAARHRVRPGITGLAQINGLRGEVDTVEKGRRRVAYDLLYIDTLSWWLDVKILALTPLCLVKGDNAY; this is translated from the coding sequence ATGCGTCTTGCCTTTGCCGGCGGCCCGCGCGCCGCCCCGACCGCCGGGCACGCCCTGGCCCCGTCCCGCACCGGTTCGGTGGCCGGGATGGCGGCGGCGGGTGAATTCGCCCTTCTGCTTCTGGTGGCCCTGCTGTTCCAGGCCATCGGCGATGGCCCGGACGACGGGGGCCGTCCGCCGGCGGCGTTTCTGGTGACGGCGGTGTCGGGGGCGCTGGTGATCGTCTTCGCCAACGGGATGGCCGGGCTTTACAGCCGTCCCGTCCTGTTCGACGCCCGCCGCCGCCGGGGGCGTCTGGCCGCGGCGGCGGCGCTGGCCACCATGGTGGTGATGTTCGGAACCCTGCTGCGCGGCGGGGGGCCGTTGGCCCCGGTGCCGCTGTCCCTGTGGTGCGTGGTCAGCATGGGGCTGCTGCTGGGCAACCGCTGGCTCCTGTCCGGGTGGCTGCAGCGACAGGCGGCGGCGGGGCGCTTCCGCCGCAACGTTCTGGTGGCCGGCAGCCCCGACGGCCTCGCCCCCTTCGCCCAGACCGGGGACGGGGACGGCGGCGTCACCCTGGTCGGGGTGGTGTGCGGCGACGGGAAGGCCGGCGATGGAAAGACCGGGGTGGCTCCGGCCCGTCTGGGCGGGGTTCCGGTGCTGGGCGGCGTGGACGATCTGTGGCGCATCGCCCGCGACCACGGGGTGACCGATGTGGTGGTGGCGCCGCCGTGGAGCGATGCCGCCGCCGTATGGCGCACGGTGCGGGCGGCGGGCATGGCCCCGGTGGACGTGCATCTGCTGCTGGGACCGGCCCCCGGTGGCGGCGCCATGCTGGTGGAGGTGGCGCGCAACCCCGCCCGCGGCTGGACCGCCGCGGTCAAGCGGGGACAGGACGTGGTTCTGGCCGGCTTGCTGCTGGCGCTGCTGGGTCCGCTGATGGCGCTGATCGCGGCGGCGGTGCGGCTGGACAGCGCCGGCCCGGTGCTGTTCCGCCAGCAGCGCACCGGCTACAACAACCGGCCCTTCGCGGTGCTGAAGTTCCGCACCATGCATGTGGAGCGCGGCGATGCCAGCGGAACGCAGCGCACGGTCCGCAACGATCCGCGGGTGACCCGGCTGGGCCGCTTCCTGCGCCGGACCAGCCTGGACGAACTGCCCCAACTGTTCAACGTCCTGCGTGGCGAGATGGCGCTGGTGGGGCCGCGGGCGCACCCGGTGGGCATGCTGGCCGGCGACATGCCCTATGAGCAGGCGGTGGCCGATTACGCCGCGCGCCACCGGGTGCGCCCCGGCATCACCGGGCTGGCCCAGATCAACGGGCTGCGGGGGGAGGTCGATACGGTGGAAAAGGGCCGGCGGCGGGTGGCCTATGACCTGCTCTACATCGACACCCTGTCGTGGTGGCTGGACGTGAAGATTCTGGCGCTCACGCCGCTCTGCCTTGTGAAAGGCGACAACGCCTATTGA